A stretch of Lactuca sativa cultivar Salinas chromosome 6, Lsat_Salinas_v11, whole genome shotgun sequence DNA encodes these proteins:
- the LOC111877511 gene encoding fasciclin-like arabinogalactan protein 11, translated as MSTNLQSSPICKLLLLFILQCIIITTTVAQAPAPAPSGPTNITKILEKAGQFTTLIRLFKLTQVGDQINTQLNNSNQGMTVFAPTDNAFSALKAGTLNSLSDQQKVQLLQFHVLPQYLTTSQFQTISNPLRTQAGDSASNKFPLNITSSGNQVNVTTGVMDTTVSNTLYTDGSLAVYQVDQVLLPMSMFGPQSPAPAPAPAKKKKSGADDDTPATDDSSPSADASGAVGFGGLVRGLIVGSVGVIVFIVLICL; from the coding sequence ATGTCTACAAATCTTCAATCATCTCCCATATGCAAACTCTTGCTACTATTCATCCTTCAAtgcatcatcatcaccaccaccgtaGCTCAAGCTCCGGCGCCAGCACCATCAGGTCCCACCAACATCACCAAGATTCTTGAAAAAGCCGGCCAATTCACCACCCTCATTCGCCTCTTTAAACTTACACAAGTGGGTGATCAAATCAACACACAACTCAATAACTCCAACCAGGGAATGACAGTGTTTGCTCCAACGGATAACGCTTTCTCTGCTCTCAAAGCCGGAACCCTAAATTCTCTCTCTGATCAACAGAAAGTTCAGTTGTTGCAGTTTCATGTCCTTCCGCAGTACCTCACAACGTCACAGTTTCAAACTATTAGTAATCCGTTAAGAACACAGGCCGGAGACAGTGCCAGCAATAAGTTTCCGTTGAATATAACCAGCTCCGGCAACCAAGTGAATGTGACAACCGGTGTGATGGATACGACGGTGTCCAATACTCTCTACACTGACGGTTCACTTGCCGTGTATCAAGTTGACCAAGTGTTGTTACCCATGAGCATGTTTGGTCCACAGTCTCCGGCTCCGGCTCCGGCACCTGCAAAAAAGAAGAAATCTGGCGCTGATGACGATACTCCGGCAACTGATGACAGTTCTCCTAGCGCTGATGCCTCCGGTGCGGTTGGTTTTGGCGGGCTTGTGCGTGGCTTGATCGTGGGGTCCGTTggagtgatcgtgttcatcgtcTTGATCTGTTTGTGA